Part of the Rhinolophus sinicus isolate RSC01 linkage group LG14, ASM3656204v1, whole genome shotgun sequence genome is shown below.
CCAGGCCCTCGTGCTTCTTGAGTGTTCTTAAACACATCTCAGCTCTTAGATTTTGGTTGTATGGATATGGCCGTAAGGTGTTAGGTTCATTCCAGAACACAATTTCTAACCTCAGAAAGTACAAATTACAGAGACAAAACTTGGGCACACAGCTGTCGAAGCATTCTCTCACACACTCTTCTATCCACCTTTATGTGCACGTGTCCATGGACACACACACCACCCTGAGGAACCATGAGTTAGTCTGGGCCCAGATTCTTGCATGCAAGGAGAAGCAAGCTACAGATAAAGTGTACAAAGGGGAGCCGGTGTGGGGACAGGAGGCTACTCAGAGTAAAACCCAAATGTGTGTTCCTAGCGAAGAAAGAAATCCCAGTGGAAGGGAGAAATGTGTTATGTCCTGCTTCTGTCTCATGCAGTCAAATGACACTGGTCAGACCAGGCTGAAATGTGCTTCTAGAACCAGCAGCACCGCCTGCCAGCCATTCAGCTCACACTCACAACCTGATGGAGTTGGTATTACTTCCTGCCTTTACCCGTCTTTGCATTGAGGGTTGATGCCTGAGATCCATGCCGTGTCCCCCCCTGACCTGTCCTCCAGGGGCTCAGGTCCCCAcccagcccttctccctccctctcatgaGCTCATTACACTCAGCTCCTGTGTTGAGTGAGGCTGCCTGGATGTGCAGAGAAACCCTAGGCTTCTGGTTACTCACATCACCATTCTGAGCCTGCTGGGCTCCTGTTGCCTGCAGGAAAGAGCCCATGTACTGCTGGGGAACAGCCAGCAGGAAGGTCCCTGTATCCACGATGGCCTGGCAGCCCTGGGAGCACCAGCCAGTGGCCTGGTTACCAATGGCAAACCTGAGGGCGACACCAGTACAAAGAGAGTCAGGTACCTCTGCTGCAAACGTGATACGTGTCCACCCCTCATCCCTCCAACCCAGCAGCTCTGCCATGCTGCCTCTTTCTGGAAGCCAGGCCACTGCCCATGACACGTGCCCATGTAATGCTTCTGTGCCTTTGTGATTATTGGAGTAATAGCCCCAGTCTTGGCCTGGCAATCCCTCCAGTTCTGGCTGAAAGCTCTTGGAAGGTAGGAACTgtatcttctctttttaaatctacttATATGGGGCCCAGCACATAGTACCAAACACAGTCAGGGCTTGTAGTCAATTAATAGATACCTCTTGAGCACCTACCCTGTGCAAAACACTCTTACGGGGATTCAGGTGCTATAAGGAGGAGGTAAATTGTACTTActgtttttaaagagtttattttaaagaagaggagACAACAGAATACGCTGAGCCATGACTAACTAAGGAGAGCCAGGGCACATCAGGGGACGCAATCAAcagaaaagaagcaagaaagtCACAGCAAGGAGCAAGGGCTCGGCAAAGTCTATGCTTCAGATCAAAAGTAGTGAGAAGGCTGTACTGACAGGCAGAGCCTAGTTTCCATGTGGCCCTGAGCACAGGCCAAAGGCGTTTGTCTTTCATTTACATGTGATGAAGATTCTTGAGGACTTTGAGTGTAGACGTAATTGATTTGTCATCATAGATTTTGGGATCGGATACGCTTATGCTCAGATTTTGAAATTTGTGAAATGCATGATTTTGGGTAAGTTGCTTAACCTCTGAACCTTGATTCCTTTATCTATAGAATGAAATATACTGCTGACCTTAGAGCGTTGTGGAAATTATATgccataatatatgtaaaatattcagcatagtgtctggcacatagaaaacaCCAAGGACTGCTATTACTTTTACTGATGATAGAAGTGGTAGAGAGTATGCCAATTGGGAGAAATAATCAAGACATGGAGTCACAGTGTCTAGGAATGGACCTATCTGCTTGCATGACAAGGCTCAGTGACCCCAAAATGTTCAGTCAAAAGGTAGATGCCAGAGTCTACTGAGCTCCAGGACCATCTCAGCCTGAGGGTTTGGTGATTCTTTAAGAAATTCATGCCATGACAGGAACAGGAAATATTGTCACACTGGAAGAAATATGGTCACCCTAGGAGTATCCGTAATCTATAGGAAGGGTCCTCTCTACTTACTCCTGAATGGCAATCTGCCAGTACATTTCCTGGGTGACAGGGGCCCAGACGATCTGACCGGAATAAAGTTGGGTGTCCACACCTCCCAGGATGAGCTCTCCACCATACTGATGGGTTGGTTGGCtgggaagaaatggaaatgagcATGAGCTTCCATAACACAAATGAGTGAGACGTTCCTCTTTTGCCTCTCCCCTTCCCGCCCCCCCTCAGACACAGAGGCACCGCAGAATGTGGGGGTGCTGTCCTTTGAGATGCTCTGTAGTCTCCACCTGGCTCAAGGTACAATGGAAAGGAAATTCTCAGAGAAACACCCAAAGTATCAGAGCATTGGAAACACAGACTATGTCTGTAAAGAAGAAGACAGAATTGGAAACCAGGCAcctgaaaacaatgaaagtaTCCTAGAGAAACCCTCCCTGGGGCAAACTGAGAATAAGAAGGAACCCCTCTGGGAGTACCTGCAATGGGGCCTGACAGAGCTCTTAAGTGGGCTATGATGGGGACACTCCTGTCATGGTCAAGTTGGTAACTAGATAATGTCAACAGGATTTAGGCCTCTTGTGCTCACTGCCCTGAGCCTACCAGTCAGAGAAGAAAGCCATCTGGACTTCTGGTAGCTTGAGGATCACGTgtttagaaaagaagaatcagGGAGTAGAGTTGACCATGAAAGTTCAAGGCCACGTAGAGTAGGAAAAGCACTGGGTTTCTGATCAAGACATTTGTGTTTGAGTCTCAGCTTCACACCTACCCGTGGGTGACATTGTTCAACATACGCAACCTatttgagcctccatttcctcactggtaaaatgATGCTAATAACAGGGTTTTTGAGATGTCGTTTGAAGTATTTGCTagaagaacattttataaaaccaaaggtgttattataattatcatttcattATTGTTCTCTTCTCCAGTAAATGGTCATGTGGTTTGTTCTATAGCTCTACAGTGGTACAAATCTAATACAATCATCTCCAGATTTACTAAACAAATATTGAGggattattgcttttttttttaaagaaagttatgATATTACTTATGGCCACAATTAAAAATTCTTGgtgcggctggatggctcagttgtttagagcgtgagttctgaacaacagggttgctggttcgattcccacatgggccagggagcggcgccctccacaactagattgaagacaacgagctgccactaagcttctggaggggcggccggatggctcagttggttagagtgtgagctctcaacaacaaggttgccagttcaattcccgcatgggatggtgggctgtgccccctgcaactaaagtttaaaaacagtgactggatttggagctgagctgcgccctccacaactagattgaagtacaacgacttggagctgatgggccctggaaaaacacactgttccccaatattccccaataaaatttaaaaaaaaaacttcccccCAAAATGTGATTATAAATGTTCAGAAATATATGGGTTGTATACATCAAGTGATTGTCATTGTGTTGAAAGGCTTTGCACTCTGGGCCCTGCCTGATGTTGAATTGTTGAAAGTGCCCCCCCAGAGCCTCGTTGGCTGAGTTCTTCCCAGGACACGGCTTCTTACCGAGAGAAGTAGAAGCTGAAGATGGGTTGGGTGAGCTGGCCCTGCTGCAGCATCCCCTGCATGACTGTCGGGGCGTTCCCCACCGCCATGTTGGGGTAGGCCATGCCCAGGATCCCATCAAAGTCTGAATAGTAGAAGGGGTTGTTGGGCTCATTCTCACTCAGGCCAAACTCCTGGTTATTGACGACGATGTTCTGGACCTGGGACGAGCAGACAGAAGAACTTAATGCACGTGGACAAATCCTTCCCAGACTTAGGTGCCCAGAATCTAGAACTTTCCTGGGGAAAGAAAGTGGGCTTCTTTTACGCTGAGTTCAATCATGGGTGTGGGTGTGGAAAGGGCAACAGTGTCACTCAATCATGTGTGTTTTGGGGGAAAGAAGTGTGAGTGTTGGGGAAGTAGAGGTGACTGTTCTTTGGAGTTGTGGTTTCCACTTCTGTGGACAGTGAATTGGTTTTATATTGAACAATCCATGTGCAAGAATAATGGAGAAACTGTGGATGTTAGatgtaaagaaataagaaaataatgaaaggcCAGGTCTTCAATTATCCAGAGTGAAACTGTGTGGAAGAGGAAGCAGATTTAATCTATGTGGTTCCAGAGGGTAGCGGTAAAACCAGGGAGCAAAGTCACAAGAAAACACAATAACCTTAAGACAGCGTAAAGAGCTTTCTGCAGTCAGGACTGCTGTGGAAGAAATTCCTGTTTTGGGAGGAAGGTTGCATTGGATGGCCTTTGACGTCCTTTCCAGCTCTCAGCTCTGGGGAAGGTTGTACCTAATTAGTAATCGTGATTTCTCTCACAGCTTAAggctctagaacaggggtgtccaaactgctgcccgcgggccaactgcggcccatgatccattgttaattggcccgcagcaaattccaaaaatatatttagtttacttaaataaaccaggtgaggcaatccatacttcacctcgagtgagtggcccggctgtttgtgtattttaccgcataggGCCCTGGGtgaaagacattgaaaaaagtttggacaccctggtCTAGAACACGGGAGCCCAATCGCAGACCCTCAGAAGCTACAGCACCACTCACAGTCACGGTGTCATATCCCAACACCACACTCAGGCTGCCACTCCCGTAGGATAGTGTGTAAGTTTGCCCATTGTTTCTGAAGGTGGAGGACAGGCTGGGGTTGAACCTGTTGTGATTGGCTGTGGAAAGAACGGAATATTAGCGTCATTCGCTGCTTCCCCAGATACTTGGAGGCCACGTGCCCTCAATGGCCTGGGCTCACCAGTCCAAGTCTGAGATGGGGCTCAGTCTCAGATCCTTTGTAATATAGACAAATTGTGTTAGCCCCCGACAAATGTGTCCCCTTGAGTAATAAACATTCCCTGAATTCCTTTGAATCCACCATTCCCTGAGAGATGGGATCACCTCAAAAGTGCCAGGAATTCTTGCCCGTAAGAGAGAGCTGAGGTAAAGGGACACtgcagaaagaaatggaagtctTAGTCTatttcttctgtctctttccaGAACTGTCAGCACTTCTAAAATGCAGACGGAGGGCAAGATTTCCAGATATTCCTAAATTAAGGAGGATGAGATCATGAATACACACCAAGAACCCTGGAGTTGGCATATAAGCCTGTGCTCCATGCTGACTCTGCCCCTCCTTCTGCTCCCATCCAGCGGGTGGGTGGGGATCGTGCTATACTCACCACAGGCCTGGTTCTGGCAGTAGGTGGAGGGTACCCACAGGTTGGAGGAGCCGGTGTCAAAGAGGACCAGGAAATTTTGGGGTGGAGTCCCAATGCTGATCTCCCCAAAATAGAAAGCCTGCAAAGAAAGGTGTGTCACCCTCATTAAGGAGCCTTGGGAAAGACGTTGACCCGCTGGAGGCACCTTTTGCCAGAATCATTTCCTTAGGAGAATAAGAGGCTTCTCCCACAATCTTTCCACCCCATGTGGAGCCAGCTGCTctcaatattttactttttgttttctccctaatTGTTAGCCTTTGGCCAGCCGAGACTTAATCTTGCAAATATGTTTTCTACTTTGCAATAAGGTGATACCTCTACGGATGTAGTATCATGCTATGCGGGGACACCCCAAGGTTGGAGAAGCTTTTCTCTTCTCTAAGTATCCATCCaccctcccacctctctctctctctctctctctctctctctctctctcacacacacacacacacacacacacacacacacacacacttctccccttctcttccagTGTTAGCTACTTCCACCACCATTCTCCTCCCTCCTGGTCACGTACTAGAAAGGGGACTAAAAAGTCTAGGATGAGAGGCAGCatgaaaagcaagaagaaaatgtcACTAAGAGATAGTTTATGTTCTAAGGGAACTTGGGCCAGTCATGTCACTTTCCTGCCTCTAGTTCCTCCATTTAAGAAAATGTGAGCGTTGAAATGGGCGATCCCTAAAGTGGCTTCCAGCTCTGACGCTTCATGTAGCATCTCACCAATGACAATCCACAGGACACCAGTATGTTGACATTGTAGCCTCAAGAACATTCAAATATTTACTCTGGGCACCTGTGTATCTTTCCAAAGAGGGGAGGTATATAGTGTCCGGAGCCATTAGAAATTTTGCCTCGTGGCCTTAcgtgtattttccttttttcccctggaGCACGTTGCTAGGGCTTCCTTCGGATCTCTCCATTGACTTGACCTTTCCCACCATGAATCTCTTAGCCATATAAATGGGGTTTTAGAGAAACCGGCCAGCaatgagaagaaaggaagaaggaaggggaacGACTATCCTATTAGATGGTAGTAACTTATAATTTATTCAGATACTTTCCATAGGAAGGTGAGACTTAGGTTTAGTCACTAGTCCAAAATCAGAGCTAATGAGGGGTACaaatgagtatttaaaaatggttattaGCCCAGGGTTAcggacccacccccacccctgtttCACTCACATCCAAGTAGTTGGTGATGGGTTCATAAGCCACAGCGTCATTGTTGAAATAATACTTGGCGGCTGGATCACCCTTTGGGTAGTTCCTCAGGAATGCCTCCAGTATGCCCTGCTCCTCCATCGCCTGGCGGATAGACTTGCCTTTTCTCAGAACGATTCTGCAGAAAATAGGGTAAACGAAAAGAATGAGCTTCACTTCGCCGCATTCAAGCAAGTTCTCCAACGAGCTCACCTGGAGTTTTCAATCCTCTTCAGTACTCTCAAGAAGAGCCTCTTACAGGAAGTCCTCCAGAGTTTAGCAAGTTCTGACCTCTGCAGTCATCCTAGGATTTCCAGCATGGAAACACACTACACCTCATAATTGGGTTCTTGTCCTTATATATTGTTTccagagaataaatgtctgtttcttcCCAGTCCCTCCTGTAAGCTTGAGGCAGGGATTGTGCATCCTTCCTTCTTAGCCGACAAAACACCCAACTCACCcttatatacacacacgcacgcacacacaccatcCATTTCAAGTCTTGTTCCCCAGTGGATGTTCAGTGCATGATACCAAGAGATAATCTGACTGCCCCTCCAAGCTTGTCATGCTCCCTTAGGGCTGGAATTCACAGCGAAGCTGAATCCCAGTACACACCTTTCCACAGCCTCTGAGAGGTGTAGACAAACGAAGACCAAGACCAGGAACTTCATGGTGCCGGTTTCCAACTGCTCACCAACACGCAGGACACAGTGGCAGACCCAAGTGTTGGGACACACAGAGGGCGGCTGGGTCCCTCTCTTATACCCTGACCTCCCTGCACTTCTCCTCTCAAGGCACGTGGGCTTTTCTACCTTTGTAAAAGCTTGTATCCCTACACATTcatggattttgtttgtttttccctttggcaAGCACCAAGGACTTTAATATCTACTCTGTGGTCAAGTTAAAAAAGCAGTTAATGGCTTTGCtgatggaatctaaagaatagcaTGTGATAACCAATGTAAAGTATACTGGGGACAAAAGACTCTGATGCCTGTGTCTACTGGGAAATGGGTGCTGGCAACTTCTGCAAGAACAATGGAACAATTTGTTCTTTAGCTCCAAAGGGCATGTGCTTTTATGAGATTTACAGTCTGTctcttctgcttctccttttcctccctcgTCCTCTGATCAGTCTTACcttgagtgcctgctctgtgcacACCTCTGTACTCAGCTCTGGGAGTGCAAGCGTTGTTAAGAAATGGTCCTTGGATGCAAATGTCTGCATTCCTGCTGGGATGACTGCCACAGAATCCAACTATGAGGCGATGTGATCACTGTAGGCAtttaaatgtgtgttgaatgaatgagagggATAACAACAGTATTCATGAAGCAGGGAGTGATGGCTTCTGGTGGGATGGAAAAGGCTCCACAGAAGAGGTAACATTTGAGTGAGGATCTCGCAGGATGTGagatgaggaaggaagggaagtggAAAAGCCATTGCTGAGAAGAAAAGCTTGATCAGGGGCACAAAGGAGGGAACTTGTGTGATGCGTTCAGAGAACGTTGTGACTAACAAGACCGGAAGAGTAGTTCTCAACGTGGCTCCTTGTCAGCCAAGACACATCCAAAGCACCTGCACTGGGTCTGCACAAGTCTCATCGTGCTAATTGTAGCTTTGACAATTATTTTCTACTCAAGAAACCATATGAAATGGGAAGGACTGTAATACTAAACTATGAATGCTCTTGGGTCTACAATACTGTATTAACCCTTTTGCTGCGATGGTCGGATATATCCcaatgaatatttccatctgcCAACTGTGGagggaaacttccagaaaggaagtttaggaaagcagatgtacatttttctatttggttgtgtttttcaagaatgagtaACAGGATATTTTTATAcgtaaaaataatgtcatttatatacaaagcagctcaaattgttattattaaatgcataaaatagtcacaaaatcaactttttgtttttttgtggatttatgacatattttgggggaaaaacttgaaatcaattaacacagcgAAAAAGTTAAGCAGTACGTATTTAGTACATGCAGTATTTGAATTATGATTCTACCAAATTACTAATGGCATGCCTCCTAACTAATTACAACACACTGTAGATAGAACTACTGGGATACAGTACTCAGAATCTACATGGGCATAAACAGATTGTAAGATAGACCTTAGATATCACGCAAAGCAGCATTGACTTTATTCTGTGAGTAGTAAGGAGCCGGTAAAGTTTTTTAAATCCAGCAAATGACGCACTGACTACCTTCTATATATCATTTATACTAGTTTTTTAGATTGTAGCATTTTTAGAAGCATTCATGAAAAAGGGCCAGTTACCAAAATGATTCCCTAAGGAAAGTTGTAGCTGGCACGAGAGAACTTGCTTGAACTTTGCCGTGAACCCACCCTTGAAGCCATTGAGCTATGCATGGAGCCAAAGTTTCCAAGTTCACGTGTATGATGTAATGTTTCTTCCTACAGATGAATTCTCAAAGAAAAACGTAAGAACTGTATAGGATATGTTTGTAGTGATAGCTCTCACTTATTGAACGCCAACTTTGAACCAAGCACATATTTCATGTAATCATTGCTAATTTAACGCCCCTGTGATCGCATAGTTAATAAAAGGCCGAGCTGGGCCCTCAAGTCTGATTTGTCTGAACTCAACCGCTGTCTAACCACAGCCTCCCCTCTAAGCCTGCTGTGTGCAAACTCTCTTTGCGTCAATGTGCATGGAAGTATCAACTTTAACAGTAATGACCAAGAGATttacatttgatttcattttttgttggAACATACTCTAATTGCTTTTCTCAtactctgttttcttcctggtCACATGAAAACTGTAACCCTGTATGctgctgccacctggtggcaaTATTCCTAACTTACAAAAACAGTTCTTCGAAACATTGAAAGGACTCTTTCATGTGACGCTTCAAAACTCCTTTTAGAAAGTGACAAAAGCTCATAGCATCTGCTCCCCGGCTCACTTCCCTAGGTGTAGACAACTTGTGCCTGTCCATCAGTCGGGCCTGTTGGAGCCTGTGTCCTGCCCGTTTCCCACCCATGTCAATCACCTTGCCCGCGGTTCCTACGACTTCTCCTGTCCCACATCTGTGCCTCTGGCCTCGGGCCTCTTGTCAATCCCTTACCACTCTAGacactttcttcttcatttattaactGACATCCCACTGTGAGGAAAAGCTGCCTCTTCTTCCCCACCTGTTTATTCAGTTGTGTATTAACAGCATACGAACTCATGCTATTTACTTTGTTCTATGGGTTATAAatccattattatcattattttgttgctcaaattgtcccagttTTGGCCACTGGGAGCTCCTCCAAGGTGGCTTTTGTTTCCCTCGGACATGGAACCATcacttttgaatatttccttactttctggaaACATCAGCTATTCTAGTCATTTCTTGTACTTTCCCCGTTCCAGCACAAGAATCCCATTTCTTCAAAGATCCCcagttccttttattggagaacaaaatttagaaatcaagatctgggtattaaatattttatgtcaactgtaattgaaaccaaaaagaatttaataatattaaattacatCTGTCGGccttaaccaaaaaaaaaaaaaaaaaaaaaaaagatctgggcATTAAATGTGCTTATTGCTTCTGAAATGTCATTGCTTTCAAGCCCTCTCAGTGGTCAAAGCTAGGAAATATATTTACGTATACACATACtgtatttctgttaatttttatattgatctaCATGTATATACTTTTAGAACCATGATTTTCTACTGATGCCTCCGAGCCCAACACCACAGGGTTGCTTTCAGCCTTTCCCTGTCTACCCTGTTTTGTAAGCCACTGTGCTTCGGGTTGGTTTGTTATGCAATCTAACTGATTTGTGATTTATGCTGTGACAACATGGGCCTGTGGCCGTGTACCCACACACGTGTAGAAATATCTTCACCTGCTTAAATCATTTTTGATAGGTGCCTGGACCCACAGGCATGATCATTTCAGACCCTGATCTTAAAGACTTGGAGGCTGCACTTCTAAAAGACAAGGTAACATCAGTGATGCGTGTTACCTTTACCCACTCTGAGCATCACTGTCTCCTAGAAGGAGGGCTAGAAATTGGTCCTGTGTCTATATGAACTTATGAGCGTCAGTCATGCCCAGGAAACAGTCCACAGGTCGATTGCAATGTGTACTAGGCGGGAATTGATGTTTCCAGAGAAAACCCAGGAGAAGTGTGCAGGTAACACACGAAAATACTGTTTTACCTTCTGCTCAACCACTTCTTATGGTGAGAATGGGTGGGGGTGTTTTTTCAGAAACAACTAAGACTTTTACCAAGCAGGGACTATAATTGGGAGATTCaacttccccttccttcctccagtcTCCCTTGAGGATTGAGGAAAACTTCTCCAGAAGAGACTCTGGCTCTGGCGAAGTGAGCAGTTTCATGGCAGAGAAGGAAGCACATAATCCACGCTAGAAAACACCAGTGTAGGCGAGACATAGCTCCCTCTCCAAAAATAGCAGCAGGGGAAAGTGACCTTGAAAAAGAGAAGCTGATAGATATTGGGTTGTACAGGTCACTTCAAGAAAATCACTTCATAGAACTCGAATGGGTTCTTGTGttgtttctaatttattcaaCAGAAAAGAGATGAACTCACTGTGGCTTTGGGGCCTGCTTTGCTCCATGAATGGCTTATGAATTGCTGGGAATAGGCAGGCGCTGTCAGCTGACCCGGAAGAAAAGACAAGGGCTTTCCCCAGCTTTTGGCACCAACAGAGCTTAGGCTTCTTGACCCACAGCAAAttcctgggttttctttctttagagagAGGGGGCTTGTTGAAAGGGTTATCAAGTTGACAGAACAATGGTTTCCATCAGTGCAACAAAAGGGGACGTGTCCTGGGAGCTAGATGACAGGGCCAGAGGGGAGCATCCTGTGCAGCTTCCACCTAAAGACCAAAGTAACctattggggggtggggtagtAGTGTCCACCTCAGAAGTCAAATGCTCTCCTCTTAGCGTCTTAGTCTCCCCATCAGGGGTGACTGTCATCTTTCCAGAGGAGATAAGTCATCTTTTCGGGGGCTGTAGCCTTCCTTCTAGGGACCATGGTCTTCCCTCCAGAGGTCTCAGTCTGAAGAGGTGCAGAGGTCGTAGTCATCGCTCCAGGGGTCACAGACTGATGACCCACAGGGGCCATGGTCTTCTCTCCAGGGGTCTCAGTGTTCCCTTCTAGGGCTACAATGTGCTTTCCAAAAGACACAGTTTCCTTGCAGGACTCACAATCCCACCTCTGGGAATCGTGGTCTTATTCTCAGTCTTCCTATGGGTCTCAGTGGCCACAGCCTCTCTTTCTGGGAACAAATTCCTGAATCCGTGGTCAATGCCTTGGTCACCGGTCAGCCGTTCAGGGCTAGTTCTTGAAAAATTCATAGCAGATGAAAGCCACCATTGTGGAGTTGAGCTGCACTCTAGAGAAAATCATCAGAAACGAATGAGATTCCTACCTGTTCCTTCCCATCCCATGAATGACTGGCAGGAATAGAACGCCCCCAGGACTGAAGTACTTGCTCCCAGAAGCCAAGATTGGAGGATTTCATAACGTGCCCTCTTGAGGACATAGATCAGATGCCACCACACAGAAGCCCTGCTCCCCCACTTCATCACATGAACATGGTCCCAGGTACCCATGGGGGCTCGGTGGATTTGATACATTTCTGATGAACGACCCCATGAAGGAACCTGCCTCTTCTCGATGGTTAACTCCTCGTTTTGACCTCTTTGACTGCACCTTCAGCAGGATCTTGCCCCCAAGTCCTAATTCCTTATGTGCTGAATTCTCAGGGAGAAACCTTCTGTGTCCCCCCAATGTAGGAGGCGCCGGGAACAGCACTGAGGGCAGGGAAGCTGCTCTGGACAACATGTCGTAAAGATGTGGATTGGAGTCCCATCCACACCTGACTAGCTGGGTTACCTTTCTGAGCCGCAGTTTCCTTATCCATACAATGAGGGCTGTACACCATCTCCAAGGATGTTTCAGCTCTAGCATGCCAGGGTCCGTTTTCCATCTGCCAGGGCAGGCTCTACTATCAAAgagctcatttccttttctggCCCTTGTCCCatgaaagcaggagaaaaaaacacaaacaaacagagaaataaactaatatatattgACTGTTAGCTATGAGCCAGTACAGTTTTCATTCCGCATCTCATTTAGTTCTTGCAATAATGTCATGACTATAGGATTATTCCCGTTTTACAGATACGGAAAACAAAGCTCAGAGACGTCAAAGGGAGCACACACCCAAACCAAGGTTAGAAAACAGATTGGCCTGCGAAACATCAAAGCCTTTGGATCCAACACAAGGGACCCACCCAGTGCCTGCTTATGCAATTTCCAACCCCAGCTTCCAGGTCATAGCTACTTACCAGCCTGTACCAGGAGATTATTCAACATGTGACAAGGGGGGAAGGGCCAGGGACACAGAAAGTGCCCCTGCCGTCATCCAGGTCCAATGTCCACACCACGGCCCTCCCTGCCCTGCATTTGCCCTGCAAATGCTCTCTCTTTATGAACAATGCAGGATGGTTAGAAGCATAGCCTGTATTTGAATCTAGCCTCTACCACTTATTGGCTATGGGATCTTGAAAAACTGAGATTTCTTCTCTTCAAAATGAAAGAGTTGGAATAGATGGGATAAGGAAACCCCAGTTAGTTCAGGTGTACCTG
Proteins encoded:
- the LOC109446812 gene encoding pepsin B — its product is MKFLVLVFVCLHLSEAVERIVLRKGKSIRQAMEEQGILEAFLRNYPKGDPAAKYYFNNDAVAYEPITNYLDAFYFGEISIGTPPQNFLVLFDTGSSNLWVPSTYCQNQACANHNRFNPSLSSTFRNNGQTYTLSYGSGSLSVVLGYDTVTVQNIVVNNQEFGLSENEPNNPFYYSDFDGILGMAYPNMAVGNAPTVMQGMLQQGQLTQPIFSFYFSRQPTHQYGGELILGGVDTQLYSGQIVWAPVTQEMYWQIAIQEFAIGNQATGWCSQGCQAIVDTGTFLLAVPQQYMGSFLQATGAQQAQNGDFVVNCNSVQNMPTVTFIISGSQFPLPPSAYVLNNNGYCRLGIEATYLPSPSGQPLWILGDVFLKEYYSVYDMASNRVGFAYSA